The DNA window GGCCACGACGCGCTCGTGGGCCGCCCTGGCCTTCGGCGAGCGGGTGCCGGTCAGCGGGTGCGGCTTGTAGATCACCCGCAGGTTGCCGGCGGCCAGCAGCCCGGACACGATCCGCTCCCCCATCAGCACCAGCGAGGTGTGGTAGGGGTCGTCGTCCAGCCAGCCCTCCCAGGTGGGCGCGTAGAGCACGGTGAACAGGTGGTCGGCGGCGCCCGAGCCGAACGTGTGCACGCCGGCGAGCTGCGGGCGGCCCACCTCCACGATGTCGCGGTCCAACACGCCGACCCCGGCCCGGGCGTACCGCTCCCGGCCGGCCGGACCGGCGACCCACACCTCGTCGTACACCTTGCTGTAGGGGTTGACGCTCGCGGCCTTGTCGCTGTCGCCGTGGCCGACGAAGACGTGCTTCACGCCCGGCTCGCGCAGCAGGTGGATGTTGGCGCCGACGTTCGCCGCGTAGAGCGCGACCCGCAGCGAGCCGAGGTCGAGGTTCATGAAGTCGACGCCGGCCGGCACGCAGATCACCGGCAGCCGGGTGTCGGCCAACTGGTGGAACGCCTCCGCGGCCCGCACCAGCACCACCGCCCGCCGGCCGGTCGCCTCCATCGGCGCGAGCCACATGTTGGCCTGGTAGACGTCCTTGGCGGGGCCGGCGAAGTAGAGGGCCACCTCGGGCTTCTCCCGGGCCAGCCAGTCGTGCACGGCGGGCAGCACGCCCGGGGTCGCGCCTCGACCGCGCAGCGCGGCCAGCGCCAGCACGGCGGCGGTGACCAGGCCGGCGACGAGCGTCAGAGCGCCGGTGACCACCGCCGGGGCGACCCGGTCCACCGCCGCGGCGACCACGGCCGCCGGCACCAGCAGCACGTTGAGCAGCGGCAACCGCAGCCCGGCCAGCCGCCGCGTCCAGGCCGGCGGTGTCGGCACCCGGCGCAGCGCGCCGAGGTCGATGTTGCGGGTGTACGCCGGCGGGTCGACCCGTCCCTCGATCGACTTGGTGACGGCGGTGGTGCCGACCGCCACGGTCCAGAGCGCGGCGGGCAGCAGCAGCACCGCGACCGTGCCGAGCACGCCGGGCCGGACCGCGGCGATCACCAGCAGCGCCACCGACAGGTCCCGGACCAGCCGCCGGAAGGTCAGGCCGACACCTGCCTTGGCGATCAGCTCCGCGGTCGCCGCGAACCGGGTGGCCAGCACCAGCTCACCACCGAGGGCGACCACCGCCGCGATCGCGTACGGGATGACCAGGCCGAGGGCCCCGGCGAGGATCATGACGCCGTACCCGAGGAACATCGCGGCGACCGCGGCGAGGCCCTGCTGGCTGCGTACTCTGCTGAACAACGACACGCTCCCTGTCTGCCCGCCGGTGTCGGAGAGGCCCGATCCGGACGGCTGCGACCCTAAACGGGCCAAGTGACGCAAGTATTACCGGGGTGTCCGGTGGGTGAACAACGGACGACGGCTTCCGCGACCGCGCCCCACGCACGGTGGGCCCCGGCCGACACGGCCGGGGCCCACCGGGCACACCAGGGTCAGCCGCCGATGACCACGCGGCGCACGCCCGCCCACCGGGCCGGGTCGGTGACCCGCCGGCCGTCCACCAGCACCGTCACGCCCGGCAGGTCCGCCGGGGTGAGGTTGCGGTATTCCGCGTGGTCGGCTTGGATCACCGCGGCGCCGATCGGCTCGCCGGCGTACCCCGGCAGGCCGTGCGCGGCCAGCTCCTCGTCGGAGTACATCGGGTCGGAGACGTGGGGCGTGGCGCCCCGCCGACGCAGCGCCTCGACGGTCGGGAAGACACCCGAGAAGGCGGTCTCCTTCACCCCGCCCCGGTAGGCGGCGCCCAGCACCAGCACGCCCACCCCGGTCAGGTCGCCGTACGCGGCGGCGAGCAGGTCGACCGCGTAGTCCGGCATCGCGGCGTTGGCCTCACGGGCCGAGCGGACCACGGTGGCCGCCGGGTCGTTCCACAGGTACATCCGCGGGTAGATCGGGATGCAGTGCCCGCCGACCGCGATGCCCGGCGAGTGGATGTGGCTGTACGGCTGGGTGTTGCACGCCTCGATCACCTTGGTGACGTCGACGCCGACCGTGTCGGCGAAGCGGGCGAACTGGTTCGCCAGGCCGATGTTGACGTCCCGGTAGGTCGTCTCGGCGAGCTTGGCCAGCTCGGACGCCTCGGCCGAGCCGAGGTCCCACACGCCGTTGGGCCGGTCCAGGTCGGGCCGCTCGTCGAAGTCGAGCACCGCCTCGTAGAACCGCACGCCGTGCGCGGCGGACGCCTCGTCGATGCCGCCGACCAGCTTCGGGTAGCGACGCAGGTCGGCGAAGACCCGGCCGGTGAGCACCCGCTCGGGGCTGAACACCAGGTGGAAGTCGGTGCCCGCGGTGAGACCGGAGCCCTCGGCCAGCATCGACGCCCAGCGGCTGCGGGTGGTGCCGACCGGCAGCGTGGTCTCGTAGCTGACCAGGGTGCCCGGCTTGAGGCCACGGGCGATGGCCCGGGTGGCGTCGTCCATCCAGCCGAAGTCCGGCACGCCCTCGGCGTCCACGAACAGCGGCACGACCACGACGACGGCCTCCGACTCGGCCACCGCGGCGGCGGTGTCGGTGGTGGCCGACAGCAGCCCGGCGGCCACCGCCTCCTTCAGCTTGACGTCCAGGTCGGCCTCGCCCGGGAAGGGCACGGCACCGTCGTTGACCAGCTGGACGACCCGCTCGGAGACGTCGGCACCGAGCACCCGGTGCCCCTTCGAGGCGAACTGCACGGCGAGCGGCAGGCCGATCTTTCCGAGCGCGACGACGCAGATGTTCATGAACTACTTTCCTCCAGAGGGCCAGATTCGGCGCAGGCGGGCAAGGAACCGACCGGGGGTCACCGGCGTGATCGCGACGATCACCTGGCCCTTGTGGTTCGTGGTGGGCGTGACGAGGTGCAGCCGGACGCCGCGCCGGGCCAGCCGCCGGGGCGCGGCGACGGGACGGTCGGCGCGCAGCGGCGCCGCACCGATCCCGCCCAGGGTCGACACCTCGGCACGCACGGTACGCCGCTCCCCGTTCGGCGCCACGATCGCCAGCAGCCGGTCCACCGCGAAGTCCGTTCGTACGACGGTACCGGGACCGCCCGGCGTCGCCGACGTGACTCCCGTCAGGTCGCCCACGCTGACCCGCAG is part of the Micromonospora sp. WMMD980 genome and encodes:
- a CDS encoding CDP-glycerol glycerophosphotransferase family protein, with protein sequence MFSRVRSQQGLAAVAAMFLGYGVMILAGALGLVIPYAIAAVVALGGELVLATRFAATAELIAKAGVGLTFRRLVRDLSVALLVIAAVRPGVLGTVAVLLLPAALWTVAVGTTAVTKSIEGRVDPPAYTRNIDLGALRRVPTPPAWTRRLAGLRLPLLNVLLVPAAVVAAAVDRVAPAVVTGALTLVAGLVTAAVLALAALRGRGATPGVLPAVHDWLAREKPEVALYFAGPAKDVYQANMWLAPMEATGRRAVVLVRAAEAFHQLADTRLPVICVPAGVDFMNLDLGSLRVALYAANVGANIHLLREPGVKHVFVGHGDSDKAASVNPYSKVYDEVWVAGPAGRERYARAGVGVLDRDIVEVGRPQLAGVHTFGSGAADHLFTVLYAPTWEGWLDDDPYHTSLVLMGERIVSGLLAAGNLRVIYKPHPLTGTRSPKARAAHERVVARIRAAGGETDPASLDGTAHLVVTGRTPSLFDCFNVTDLLVSDVSSVVSDFVQSERPYVVANPAGLPEDEFRRQFPTARAAYLLSADGGELAKILAVTRGGDDPMAEARRELKEYLLGPVGSNPMDRFRDEIGRLCG
- a CDS encoding nucleotide sugar dehydrogenase — protein: MNICVVALGKIGLPLAVQFASKGHRVLGADVSERVVQLVNDGAVPFPGEADLDVKLKEAVAAGLLSATTDTAAAVAESEAVVVVVPLFVDAEGVPDFGWMDDATRAIARGLKPGTLVSYETTLPVGTTRSRWASMLAEGSGLTAGTDFHLVFSPERVLTGRVFADLRRYPKLVGGIDEASAAHGVRFYEAVLDFDERPDLDRPNGVWDLGSAEASELAKLAETTYRDVNIGLANQFARFADTVGVDVTKVIEACNTQPYSHIHSPGIAVGGHCIPIYPRMYLWNDPAATVVRSAREANAAMPDYAVDLLAAAYGDLTGVGVLVLGAAYRGGVKETAFSGVFPTVEALRRRGATPHVSDPMYSDEELAAHGLPGYAGEPIGAAVIQADHAEYRNLTPADLPGVTVLVDGRRVTDPARWAGVRRVVIGG